A section of the Oryza sativa Japonica Group chromosome 1, ASM3414082v1 genome encodes:
- the LOC4326483 gene encoding glutathione S-transferase 4, with protein MLVCLEEAGVEYEVVPLSLTNGDHRRPEHLARNPFGQIPVLEDGDLTLYQSHAIARYVLGKHKPELLGLGEGGSVEESAMVDMWLEVETHQYEAAVKPIVWHCLVHQHVGLVRDQGVVDESVEKLRAVLEVYEARLSSSSAGRYSYLAGGGSGDRVSLADLSHVPLMHYFTATEYGGVLGEYPRVKAWWEALLARPSVKKVIAGMPTDFGFGSGNLP; from the exons ATGCTGGTGTGcctggaggaggccggcgtcgAGTACGAGGTCGTCCCGTTGAGCTTGACCAACGGCGACCACCGCCGGCCGGAGCACCTCGCCCGGAAC CCATTCGGTCAGATTCCAGTGCTGGAGGACGGTGACCTGACACTCTACC aatCACACGCGATCGCTAGGTACGTTCTCGGCAAGCACAAGCCGGAGCTCCTGGGGCTCGGCGAAGGCGGCAGCGTGGAGGAGTCGGCAATGGTGGACATGTGGCTGGAGGTGGAGACCCACCAGTACGAGGCCGCCGTGAAGCCCATCGTGTGGCACTGCCTCGTCCACCAGCACGTCGGCCTGGTGCGCGACCAGGGCGTCGTGGACGAGAGCGTGGAGAAGCTGAGGGCGGTGCTGGAGGTGTACGAGGCGaggctgtcgtcgtcgtcggccggcAGGTACAgctacctcgccggcggcggcagcggcgaccgcgTCAGCCTCGCCGACCTCAGCCACGTCCCGCTGATGCACTACTTCACAGCGACGGAGTACGGCGGCGTGCTGGGCGAGTACCCGCGCGTGAAGGCGTGGTGGGAGGCGCTGCTGGCGCGGCCGTCGGTGAAGAAGGTGATCGCCGGCATGCCCACCGATTTCGGGTTCGGAAGTGGGAACTTGCCATAG
- the LOC9270690 gene encoding AP-3 complex subunit sigma codes for MFRFYPHSPSPPIFAHPTSAGSISPPKTNSSLAPEKHQELVRAVFQLLSARPDSVSNFVKVDAIFGPGAKLIYKHLATLYLGFVFDGSENELAVLDLVQGSLCRVQWKVLVAEQICCMMLFV; via the exons ATGTTTCGATTCTACCCCCATTCACCATCCCCTCCAATCTTCGCCCACCCGACAAGTGCTGGCTCAATTTCCCCACCCAAGACCAATAGCAGCTTA GCCCCCGAGAAGCATCAGGAACTCGTCCGCGCCGTCTTCCAGT TGTTGTCTGCAAGGCCGGACAGTGTAAGCAATTTCGTCAAGGTTGATGCAATCTTTGGACCG ggagCGAAATTGATCTACAAACATTTGGCCACATTGTACTTAGGTTTTGTCTTTGATGGCTCTGAAAATGAACTTGCGGTGCTTGATCTTGTGCAAG GTTCACTGTGCCGTGTACAGTGGAAGGTGTTGGTAGCAGAACAAATATGCTGTATGATGTTGTTTGTCTAA